A genomic region of Exiguobacterium oxidotolerans JCM 12280 contains the following coding sequences:
- the eno gene encoding phosphopyruvate hydratase, whose translation MSMITEIYAREILDSRGNPTVEVEVYTEDGGFGRALVPSGASTGEHEAVELRDGDKARYLGKGVLKAVDNVNEKIAPEIIGYDVFDQAGIDKKMIDLDGTKNKGNFGANAILGVSMAAARAAADELGLPLYTYLGGFNAKTLPTPMMNIINGGSHADNNVDFQEFMIMPVGAPTFKEALRMGAEIFHALKSVLSGMGLNTAVGDEGGFAPNLKSNEEAITVILEAIEKAGYKAGEDVYLAMDVASSEFYDKAAGTYNLAGEGKVLSTEELVEFYAQLVDKYPIISIEDGCDENDWDGHKLLTDRIGHKVQLVGDDLFVTNTEKLAEGIEKGIANSILIKVNQIGTLTETFDAIEMAKKAGYTAVVSHRSGETEDSTIADIAVATNAGQIKTGSLSRTDRIAKYNQLLRIEDMLSDVAVYDGIKSFYNLKK comes from the coding sequence ATGTCAATGATTACAGAGATTTATGCACGCGAGATTCTTGACTCACGCGGTAACCCAACAGTAGAAGTAGAAGTATATACAGAAGACGGCGGCTTTGGTCGCGCACTCGTCCCATCAGGCGCATCAACTGGTGAGCACGAAGCAGTAGAACTTCGTGACGGCGACAAAGCACGTTACCTCGGTAAAGGTGTCTTGAAAGCAGTTGACAACGTCAACGAAAAAATCGCACCTGAAATCATCGGTTACGATGTCTTCGACCAAGCGGGAATCGACAAAAAAATGATCGATCTCGACGGAACAAAAAACAAAGGTAACTTCGGTGCTAACGCAATTCTTGGTGTTTCGATGGCTGCTGCTCGTGCTGCTGCAGATGAGCTTGGACTTCCACTTTACACGTACCTCGGTGGATTCAACGCGAAAACACTTCCAACTCCAATGATGAACATCATCAACGGTGGATCACACGCTGACAACAACGTTGACTTCCAAGAGTTCATGATCATGCCTGTTGGAGCTCCAACATTCAAAGAAGCACTTCGTATGGGTGCTGAAATCTTCCACGCGTTGAAATCAGTTCTTAGTGGAATGGGTCTTAACACAGCAGTTGGTGACGAGGGTGGATTCGCTCCAAACTTGAAATCAAACGAAGAAGCAATCACAGTTATCCTTGAAGCAATCGAAAAAGCTGGCTACAAAGCAGGCGAGGATGTTTACCTTGCAATGGACGTCGCTTCTTCTGAGTTCTACGACAAAGCAGCTGGAACATACAACCTCGCTGGCGAAGGCAAAGTCCTTTCTACAGAAGAGCTTGTTGAATTCTACGCACAACTCGTCGACAAATACCCAATCATCTCAATCGAAGATGGCTGTGACGAAAACGACTGGGATGGCCACAAACTTCTCACAGATCGTATCGGACACAAAGTTCAACTCGTTGGGGATGACTTGTTCGTAACAAACACAGAAAAACTTGCTGAAGGTATCGAAAAAGGAATCGCAAACTCGATCCTCATCAAAGTTAACCAAATCGGTACGTTGACTGAAACATTCGACGCAATCGAAATGGCTAAAAAAGCTGGTTACACAGCAGTTGTTTCTCACCGTTCTGGTGAAACAGAAGATTCAACGATCGCTGACATCGCTGTTGCGACAAACGCTGGTCAAATCAAAACAGGTTCACTTTCACGTACAGACCGTATCGCGAAATACAACCAACTTCTCCGCATCGAAGACATGCTTTCAGACGTTGCTGTCTACGACGGAATCAAATCATTCTACAACCTCAAGAAGTAA